A window of Zingiber officinale cultivar Zhangliang chromosome 5A, Zo_v1.1, whole genome shotgun sequence contains these coding sequences:
- the LOC121982934 gene encoding uncharacterized protein LOC121982934: MRIRLLDVVASLVLRAARRLSVRQRDVVSRSGRRRRTREKREWWNWSYSDDESGAEEDGGVWRRTILMGEKCKPLDFPGVIYYDADGRRLSEVPTPRSPMRSPFLSYTARSPVTAGYSN, from the coding sequence ATGCGTATCCGGCTCCTCGACGTCGTCGCCAGCCTCGTGTTGCGTGCAGCGAGGAGACTCTCTGTCCGCCAGCGCGACGTCGTCTCCCGCTCCGGCCGTCGCCGCCGCACCCGCGAGAAGAGGGAGTGGTGGAATTGGAGCTACTCCGACGACGAATCCGGAGCCGAAGAGGACGGAGGCGTGTGGCGGAGGACGATTCTGATGGGCGAGAAGTGCAAGCCGCTGGACTTCCCCGGGGTCATCTACTACGACGCGGACGGCCGACGGCTGTCGGAGGTGCCCACACCGCGCTCGCCCATGCGGAGCCCGTTTCTGTCCTACACCGCCAGGAGTCCGGTCACCGCCGGTTACAGTAATTAG